A stretch of Malus sylvestris chromosome 11, drMalSylv7.2, whole genome shotgun sequence DNA encodes these proteins:
- the LOC126590983 gene encoding ribosome-recycling factor, chloroplastic-like: MATHFSPATPVRFVLQPKQNPPKTLLSIRDSFGGGPACKKCQPRTVSVCSWSSSASYVRSQDGAAKLSGNAIVVKKQLFQRGAGIVRAATIEEIEAEKSLIKKEAEGRMEKTLETVRSNFNSIRTGRASPAMLDKIEVEYYGSPVGLKTIANISSPDASSFLVQPYDKSSLKAIEKAIVSSDLGLTPNNDGEVIRLTLPQLTSERRKELSKIVAKQTEEGKVALRNIRRDALKTLEKLEKAKKLSEDNVKDLSSDLQKLTDEYVKKLDAIFKQKEKELLKV, from the exons ATGGCGACCCACTTCTCTCCTGCAACCCCTGTCCGCTTCGTCCTCCAGCCCAAGCAAAACCCTCCCAAAACCCTCCTTTCCATTCGAG ATTCTTTTGGTGGAGGGCCGGCGTGTAAGAAATGCCAGCCTAGAACTGTTAGTGTGTGCTCATGGAGCTCGTCTGCTAGCTATGTGAGGTCTCAGGATGGTGCTGCAAAGCTTTCGGGCAATGCCATTGTTGTGAAGAAGCAATTGTTCCAAAGGGG AGCTGGAATTGTAAGGGCTGCTACTATCGAAGAAATAGAAGCGGAGAAGTCTTTGATAAAGAAAGAAGCT GAAGGAAGGATGGAAAAGACTCTTGAAACGGTACGATCCAATTTCAATTCTATTAGGACAGGGAGGGCAAGCCCGGCCATGCTGGATAAGATTGAG GTTGAATACTATGGAAGCCCAGTTGGCTTGAAGACCATTGCTAATATCAGTTCTCCTGATGCAAGTTCTTTCTTGGTTCAGCCATACGACAAATCCAG CTTAAAGGCTATAGAGAAGGCCATCGTTAGCTCTGATCTTGGTTTGACTCCAAATAATGATGGAGAAGTAATTCGGTTGACCCTACCTCAACTTACATCAGAGAGAAGGAAG GAATTGTCAAAAATTGTGGCAAAACAGACCGAAGAAGGAAAG GTGGCATTGAGGAACATAAGAAGGGATGCTCTAAAGACTCTTGAAAAACTTGAGAAG GCCAAAAAGCTTTCTGAAGATAATGTCAAGGACTTATCAAGTGATTTGCAG AAATTGACAGATGAGTATGTGAAGAagcttgatgccatattcaaACAAAAAGAGAAG GAATTGCTGAAGGTGTAG